A DNA window from Enterobacter asburiae contains the following coding sequences:
- a CDS encoding ABC-F family ATP-binding cassette domain-containing protein — translation MSTLLTAQSLRVDTAFGTLFDSLSFTLKKGDRIGLLGDNGCGKSTLLKVLDGTDSPAAGTVALAGHCLMARVEQHLPDAIFPLTMLDAVLAQLPLAERDSLRWKAETLLAGMGFTPQDMALQSATLSGGQHTRLLLARALIHEPDLLLLDEPSNHLDLPTMLWLEHFLQNWSGSFVLVSHDRQLLDAVTNGSWILRDKTLHYFALPCTAARKALEAKDESDAQRHKAEQKEIDRVTASAKRLATWGKVYDNEDLARKAKQMEKQVERLKESQTALTAGSPWTLTLRGDALRADRLLEMENLDVPPAPGLPALFSIEMARLKSGDRVAIVGRNGCGKSSLMRLIWQQFADESANSGLKIHPRVSPGYYDQTLHQLADNATLLDALEPFAPDPQNRKMALISAGFPWARHGQTVSTLSGGERSRLLFVGLTLARYSLLMLDEPTNHLDMEGKEALAQTLQQFEGGVLLVSHDRQLISQSCNRFWLIEEGKLSEWHDAEAVFERLRESAGLATSTAPTIDAATVQPSPYDDLLERLVALETLLEDDLARKPKHQKPQLQAQWRKEIEEIEAQL, via the coding sequence ATGAGCACTTTACTCACTGCACAATCTTTACGCGTTGATACGGCGTTTGGCACGCTCTTCGACTCACTCTCCTTTACGCTGAAAAAAGGCGACCGCATTGGCCTGCTGGGCGACAACGGTTGCGGCAAAAGCACGCTGCTGAAGGTGCTGGACGGCACTGACTCCCCCGCCGCCGGAACGGTCGCGCTGGCCGGGCACTGCCTGATGGCGCGCGTGGAGCAACATCTCCCGGACGCCATTTTCCCGTTGACCATGCTGGATGCCGTACTCGCACAGCTGCCTTTAGCCGAGCGCGATAGCCTGCGCTGGAAAGCCGAAACGCTGCTGGCAGGCATGGGCTTCACGCCGCAGGATATGGCGCTGCAATCCGCCACGCTGAGCGGCGGACAGCACACGCGCCTGCTGCTGGCGCGGGCCCTGATTCACGAGCCGGATCTGCTCCTGCTCGATGAACCCAGCAACCACCTTGATTTGCCGACCATGCTCTGGCTGGAACACTTTCTGCAGAACTGGTCAGGCAGCTTCGTGCTGGTTTCGCACGACCGACAGCTGCTGGACGCCGTCACTAACGGCAGCTGGATCCTGCGCGATAAAACGCTGCACTACTTCGCCCTTCCCTGCACGGCCGCCCGCAAGGCGCTTGAAGCAAAGGATGAAAGCGACGCGCAGCGCCACAAGGCGGAGCAAAAGGAGATCGACCGCGTGACCGCCAGCGCGAAGCGGCTGGCGACCTGGGGCAAGGTTTACGACAACGAAGACCTGGCCCGCAAAGCCAAACAGATGGAAAAACAGGTCGAACGGCTGAAGGAGAGCCAGACGGCGCTCACGGCAGGCAGCCCGTGGACGTTAACCCTGCGCGGCGACGCGCTGCGGGCCGACCGTTTGCTGGAAATGGAGAATCTCGACGTTCCTCCTGCACCTGGCCTGCCGGCGTTATTCAGCATCGAAATGGCGCGGCTAAAAAGCGGCGATCGCGTGGCGATTGTCGGTCGTAACGGCTGCGGCAAATCGTCGCTGATGAGGCTTATCTGGCAACAGTTTGCCGATGAGTCCGCAAACAGCGGGTTGAAAATCCATCCGCGCGTGTCGCCAGGCTATTACGACCAGACGCTTCACCAGCTTGCGGACAACGCCACGCTGCTCGACGCGCTGGAGCCTTTCGCGCCGGATCCGCAGAACCGCAAAATGGCGCTGATAAGCGCGGGTTTCCCGTGGGCGCGTCACGGGCAAACGGTCAGCACGCTCAGCGGCGGCGAGCGCTCGCGCCTGCTGTTCGTTGGCCTGACGCTTGCCCGCTACAGCCTGCTGATGCTGGATGAGCCGACCAACCACCTCGACATGGAAGGCAAAGAGGCGCTGGCGCAAACCCTTCAGCAGTTTGAAGGCGGCGTCCTGCTGGTCAGCCATGATCGTCAGCTAATTAGCCAAAGCTGCAACCGTTTCTGGCTGATTGAAGAGGGAAAGCTGAGCGAGTGGCACGATGCAGAAGCGGTGTTTGAGCGCCTGCGTGAAAGCGCGGGGCTGGCGACATCCACCGCGCCCACCATCGACGCGGCGACGGTTCAACCCTCGCCGTATGACGATCTGCTCGAACGGCTGGTCGCGCTGGAAACGCTGCTGGAAGACGATCTGGCGCGTAAGCCGAAGCATCAAAAGCCGCAGCTGCAGGCGCAATGGCGTAAAGAGATTGAGGAGATAGAGGCACAGCTGTAA
- a CDS encoding NAD-dependent malic enzyme — protein sequence MDNKLKKHRSLYIPYAGPVLLEFPLLNKGSAFSMEERSSFNLLGLLPEVVETIEEQAERAWIQYQGFKTEIDKHIYLRNIQDTNETLFYRLVQNHLEEMMPVIYTPTVGAACERFSEIYRRSRGVFISYQNRHNMDDILQNVPNHNIKVIVVTDGERILGLGDQGIGGMGIPIGKLSLYTACGGISPAYTLPVVLDVGTNNQQLLNDPLYMGWRHPRITDDEYYQFVDDFIQAVKHRWPDVLLQFEDFAQKNAMPLLNRYRDEICSFNDDIQGTAAVTVGTLIAASRAAGSQLSYQKIVFLGAGSAGCGIAEQIIAQTQREGLSEELARSRVFMVDRFGLLTDAMPNLLPFQNKLVQKRDNLKNWDTDNEVLSLLDVVRNVKPDILIGVSGQTGLFTEEIIREMHKHCERPIVMPLSNPTSRVEATPQDIIAWTEGNALVATGSPFDPVVWKDKTYPIAQCNNSYIFPGIGLGVIASGASRITDEMLMSASETLAGYSPLVNNGEGLVLPELKDIHKVSRAIAFAVGKMAQQQGVAVKTSADALQQAIDDNFWKPEYRSYRRTSI from the coding sequence ATGGACAACAAACTGAAAAAACATCGTTCCTTATACATCCCATACGCCGGACCGGTTTTACTCGAATTCCCCCTGCTCAACAAAGGCAGCGCCTTCAGCATGGAAGAGCGCAGCAGCTTTAACCTGCTGGGTTTACTGCCCGAAGTGGTTGAAACCATTGAAGAACAGGCGGAGCGCGCGTGGATCCAGTATCAGGGTTTCAAAACCGAAATCGACAAGCACATCTACCTGCGCAACATTCAGGACACCAATGAAACCCTCTTCTATCGCCTGGTGCAGAACCATCTCGAAGAGATGATGCCGGTGATCTACACCCCGACGGTGGGTGCGGCCTGCGAGCGTTTCTCAGAGATCTACCGTCGTTCACGCGGGGTATTCATCTCCTATCAGAACCGTCACAACATGGACGATATTCTGCAGAACGTGCCAAACCACAATATCAAAGTGATTGTGGTGACCGACGGCGAACGTATTCTCGGCCTCGGCGACCAGGGCATTGGCGGGATGGGGATCCCAATCGGTAAACTCTCTCTCTACACCGCCTGCGGCGGCATCAGCCCGGCGTATACCCTGCCGGTGGTGCTGGACGTCGGGACCAACAACCAGCAGTTGCTCAACGATCCGCTCTATATGGGCTGGCGCCATCCGCGCATTACCGACGACGAGTACTATCAGTTTGTCGACGATTTCATTCAGGCCGTGAAGCACCGCTGGCCGGACGTTCTGCTGCAGTTTGAAGACTTCGCGCAGAAAAACGCGATGCCGCTGCTGAACCGCTATCGCGATGAGATCTGCTCCTTTAACGACGACATCCAGGGCACCGCGGCCGTGACCGTGGGTACGCTTATCGCTGCCAGCCGCGCAGCCGGCAGCCAGCTGAGCTACCAGAAAATCGTCTTCCTGGGCGCTGGCTCTGCGGGCTGTGGTATCGCCGAGCAGATCATCGCCCAGACGCAGCGCGAAGGCTTAAGCGAAGAGCTGGCCCGCTCCCGCGTCTTTATGGTTGACCGTTTCGGCCTGCTGACCGACGCTATGCCGAACCTGCTGCCGTTCCAGAACAAGCTGGTGCAGAAGCGCGATAACCTAAAAAACTGGGATACCGACAACGAAGTCCTTTCCCTGCTGGACGTGGTGCGCAACGTGAAGCCGGATATTCTGATCGGCGTTTCCGGGCAAACAGGCCTCTTCACCGAAGAGATCATTCGCGAGATGCACAAGCACTGCGAGCGCCCTATCGTGATGCCGCTTTCCAACCCGACCTCCCGCGTGGAAGCGACGCCTCAGGACATCATCGCGTGGACCGAAGGTAACGCGCTGGTCGCGACCGGCAGCCCGTTCGACCCGGTGGTGTGGAAGGATAAAACCTATCCGATCGCCCAGTGCAACAACTCTTACATCTTCCCGGGGATTGGTCTGGGCGTGATCGCCTCCGGCGCGTCCCGCATTACAGATGAGATGCTGATGTCGGCGAGCGAAACCCTCGCGGGCTACTCGCCGCTGGTCAACAACGGTGAAGGGCTGGTGCTGCCGGAGCTGAAAGACATTCACAAGGTGTCGCGCGCTATCGCGTTTGCGGTAGGTAAAATGGCGCAGCAGCAGGGCGTGGCGGTGAAAACCTCTGCCGACGCGCTGCAGCAGGCCATCGACGACAACTTCTGGAAACCTGAATACCGCAGCTATCGTCGTACCTCGATTTAA
- the sra gene encoding stationary-phase-induced ribosome-associated protein — MKSNRQARHILGLNYKLSNQRKVVIEGDHETQVTHATGRKRHAGK, encoded by the coding sequence ATGAAATCGAACCGTCAGGCACGCCATATTCTGGGACTGAATTACAAGCTTTCAAATCAGCGTAAAGTGGTGATTGAAGGCGACCACGAAACGCAGGTCACTCACGCCACCGGCAGAAAACGCCACGCCGGCAAGTAA
- the bdm gene encoding biofilm-dependent modulation protein — translation MFTYYPANTAAAQPELVNAIAQGLHAEHGAVTEDDILMELTKWVESTDNDILSDIYQQTINYVVSGQNAPL, via the coding sequence ATGTTTACTTATTACCCGGCTAATACTGCAGCAGCACAACCTGAACTCGTTAACGCGATTGCGCAGGGTCTTCACGCCGAGCACGGTGCTGTGACTGAAGATGACATTTTGATGGAACTGACCAAGTGGGTGGAATCCACGGATAATGACATCCTCAGTGACATCTACCAGCAGACTATTAACTACGTCGTCAGCGGGCAAAACGCACCCTTGTAA
- a CDS encoding Vmh family MBL fold metallo-hydrolase gives MKFTHLALLSTLFTPAVFAAPLTIDTYNPQEKGIFPVSSTLVSGPKEAVLFDAQFSVKDGEALVEKIRRSGKTLNKIVITSGDPDFYFGLQPLVKAFPNAKVVATQHVVDHIKATKDAKLAFWGPQMKDGAPTELVVPQVLASTTFMVDGEKVDIEQPDSYAGYVWIPSAKTILGGTGVAWGIHVWTADTQTPESRKQWQETLENMAAHKPERVIPGHYLGTPPAGTGAIEFTRDYLKRFEKALAAHKDSAGVISTLKKQYPGLADESSLELSAKVNTGEMKW, from the coding sequence ATGAAATTCACTCACCTTGCCCTGCTTTCCACCCTTTTCACTCCTGCGGTTTTTGCCGCGCCGTTAACCATTGATACCTATAACCCGCAGGAAAAAGGCATTTTCCCGGTCTCCTCCACGCTGGTTTCCGGCCCGAAAGAGGCGGTGCTGTTTGACGCGCAGTTCAGCGTGAAGGATGGCGAAGCGCTGGTAGAGAAAATTCGCCGCAGCGGTAAAACCCTGAACAAGATTGTGATCACCTCCGGCGATCCGGATTTCTATTTTGGCCTGCAGCCGCTGGTCAAAGCCTTCCCGAATGCCAAAGTGGTGGCCACGCAGCATGTGGTTGACCATATTAAAGCCACCAAAGACGCCAAGCTCGCCTTCTGGGGGCCGCAGATGAAGGACGGCGCGCCAACGGAGCTGGTCGTCCCGCAGGTGCTTGCCTCCACCACGTTCATGGTTGACGGGGAAAAGGTCGATATCGAGCAGCCAGACAGCTATGCGGGCTATGTGTGGATCCCGTCGGCAAAAACGATCCTCGGCGGCACCGGGGTAGCCTGGGGTATTCACGTCTGGACGGCAGACACCCAGACGCCGGAAAGCCGCAAGCAGTGGCAGGAAACGCTGGAGAATATGGCCGCGCACAAACCTGAGCGCGTGATCCCGGGCCACTATCTGGGCACCCCACCAGCGGGCACTGGCGCGATTGAATTTACCCGCGACTATCTGAAGCGCTTTGAAAAGGCTTTAGCCGCGCATAAAGATTCCGCAGGCGTTATCAGCACCCTGAAAAAACAGTATCCGGGCCTGGCGGATGAAAGCTCGCTGGAATTAAGCGCCAAAGTGAATACTGGCGAAATGAAGTGGTAA
- a CDS encoding LysR family transcriptional regulator codes for MDRVIAAQVYNRICELGSLSAAARALGISRPMVSRYLEQMEKWAGTRLVNRSTRKLTLTAAGEKVLQKTRTLSQISQEIEGQSEKDLPSGTLRVACAHFTAMHLIAPVLPELLSRYPQLRIELDVNNHPVSLVGERIDVAVRITDNPEPGMIARRLGECRSVLCASPAYLAQHGIPVSPEELAQHNCLHYSFFAGQSWHFLTPEGESLSVAVSGNLSASISSLLMDAAIKHCGIAMLPEREASAALEQGLLVPVLEALEPKPLAIHGIYQSREYQPAALRVFLDELSRYLA; via the coding sequence ATGGATCGCGTTATCGCCGCTCAGGTTTACAACCGGATATGCGAGCTGGGCAGTTTGAGCGCGGCGGCCCGCGCGTTGGGCATTTCCCGACCTATGGTGAGCCGCTACCTTGAACAAATGGAGAAGTGGGCGGGAACGCGCCTGGTAAACCGCTCCACGCGCAAGCTGACGCTGACCGCGGCAGGGGAAAAGGTGCTGCAAAAAACGCGGACGCTCTCGCAGATTTCGCAGGAAATCGAGGGCCAGTCGGAGAAAGATCTGCCGTCCGGCACGCTGCGGGTGGCCTGCGCCCATTTTACCGCCATGCACCTGATTGCGCCGGTCCTGCCTGAGCTGCTCTCGCGCTACCCGCAGCTGCGCATCGAGCTGGACGTGAATAACCACCCGGTCAGCCTGGTGGGAGAGCGCATTGATGTCGCCGTGCGCATTACCGACAACCCCGAACCCGGCATGATTGCCCGCCGGCTGGGGGAGTGTCGCTCGGTGCTTTGCGCCTCGCCGGCGTATCTGGCACAGCACGGTATCCCCGTCAGCCCTGAAGAATTAGCGCAGCACAACTGTCTGCACTACAGCTTTTTTGCCGGGCAGTCCTGGCACTTTCTAACGCCGGAAGGGGAAAGCCTGAGCGTGGCCGTCAGCGGCAACCTGAGCGCCAGCATCTCTTCGCTGTTGATGGACGCGGCGATTAAGCACTGCGGTATCGCCATGCTGCCGGAGCGCGAAGCGTCTGCCGCGCTGGAACAGGGATTGCTGGTGCCGGTACTGGAGGCGCTTGAGCCGAAACCGCTTGCCATCCATGGCATTTATCAGTCCCGGGAATACCAGCCTGCCGCGCTGCGCGTGTTCCTTGACGAACTGTCGCGCTACCTGGCATAA
- a CDS encoding OsmC family protein: protein MTIHKHGSAHWSGDIKRGKGTVSTESGVLNQQPYGFNTRFEGEKGTNPEELIGAAHAACFSMALSLMLGEAGYTADSIDTTADVSLDKTDGGFAITKVALKSKVTVPGIAPQQFDGIIQKAKTGCPVSQLLKAEITLDYKLN, encoded by the coding sequence ATGACTATTCATAAGCACGGTTCGGCACACTGGTCTGGCGACATTAAGCGCGGAAAAGGAACGGTTTCCACCGAGAGCGGCGTTCTCAATCAGCAGCCTTATGGTTTCAATACCCGCTTTGAGGGCGAAAAGGGGACCAACCCCGAAGAGCTGATTGGCGCGGCACATGCGGCCTGCTTCTCAATGGCGCTGTCGCTGATGCTCGGCGAAGCGGGCTATACAGCCGATTCCATTGATACCACCGCGGACGTCTCTCTGGATAAAACCGACGGCGGCTTTGCCATTACTAAAGTTGCCCTGAAAAGCAAGGTGACCGTTCCCGGCATCGCCCCGCAGCAGTTCGACGGCATTATTCAGAAAGCAAAAACGGGCTGTCCGGTCTCGCAGCTCCTGAAAGCTGAGATTACGCTGGACTATAAGCTCAATTAA
- a CDS encoding LysR family transcriptional regulator has protein sequence MDQLMAMRAFTRVVESGSFTRAADSLNMPIATLSKLVKSLESHLEIRLLHRTTRRVVATPEGMEYYEKALRVLIDIEDIDTSFRVSRATPKGHLRVDVGGSTARDVLIPLLPEFMQRYPEIRIDLGVADRPVDLISGNVDCVIRGGPLDDSTLIARHLGNAEMVTCATPGYLKNHGVPAYPQELRNGHKLISYLSPVTGRPFPFRFRQNGEALEINIPHYLGVNESNAHLAAAAAGLGIVQTFEYSAKSYLQAGTLAAILGDWRPAAYPFHVVYPQNRHLTHRLKVFIAWLAEVFPAALKG, from the coding sequence ATGGACCAGCTCATGGCGATGCGCGCCTTTACGCGGGTCGTGGAATCCGGCAGCTTTACCCGTGCGGCGGACTCGCTGAATATGCCGATCGCCACGCTGAGCAAGCTGGTCAAATCGCTTGAGTCGCACCTGGAGATACGCCTTCTGCACCGCACCACTCGCCGGGTGGTCGCGACGCCTGAAGGGATGGAATACTATGAAAAAGCGCTCAGGGTGCTGATTGATATCGAAGATATCGACACCTCGTTTCGCGTTTCCCGCGCGACGCCAAAAGGGCATTTGCGGGTTGACGTGGGCGGCTCCACCGCCCGGGACGTGCTCATCCCCCTGCTTCCGGAATTTATGCAGCGCTACCCGGAGATCCGCATCGACCTTGGCGTGGCCGACCGGCCGGTCGATCTCATCAGCGGTAACGTAGACTGCGTGATCCGCGGCGGTCCGCTGGACGACTCGACCCTCATCGCCCGTCATCTCGGTAACGCCGAAATGGTCACCTGCGCGACGCCGGGTTACCTGAAAAATCACGGCGTCCCGGCCTATCCGCAGGAGCTGCGCAACGGCCACAAGCTGATTAGCTATCTCTCGCCCGTCACCGGACGGCCGTTTCCGTTTCGCTTCCGGCAGAACGGCGAGGCGCTTGAAATCAACATTCCGCACTATCTCGGCGTCAATGAAAGTAATGCCCATCTGGCAGCTGCCGCGGCGGGGCTGGGAATCGTTCAGACCTTTGAGTATTCGGCAAAGTCGTATTTACAGGCGGGCACGCTGGCGGCGATCCTGGGCGACTGGCGCCCGGCCGCGTATCCGTTTCATGTAGTTTACCCGCAGAACCGGCATTTGACGCACAGACTGAAGGTATTTATCGCCTGGCTGGCGGAGGTGTTCCCCGCCGCGCTGAAGGGATAG
- a CDS encoding SDR family NAD(P)-dependent oxidoreductase: MNTTLSGKIALVTGGSTGIGLATAQELAAQGAKVYITGRRQAELDAAVAEIASTATGIRADASKLADLDEVYARIAKEEGRLDILFANAGGGDMLPLGAITEEQFDRIFGTNVRGVLFTVQKALPLLSTGSSIILTGSTVSIKGTANFSVYSASKAAVRNFARSWALDLQGRGIRVNVVSPGPIKTPGLGDLVPEEHRQGLYDALAAQVPLGRLGAPGEVGKAVAFLASDAASFINAIELFVDGGMAQI; the protein is encoded by the coding sequence ATGAACACGACTCTCTCAGGAAAAATTGCACTGGTCACCGGCGGCAGCACCGGTATTGGTCTTGCCACGGCGCAGGAACTGGCGGCGCAGGGCGCTAAGGTGTACATCACCGGTCGTCGCCAGGCCGAGCTGGACGCGGCGGTGGCGGAAATTGCTTCAACCGCAACGGGCATTCGCGCGGACGCCTCAAAGCTTGCCGATCTGGATGAGGTTTATGCCCGGATAGCCAAAGAAGAAGGCCGTCTTGATATCCTGTTCGCCAATGCCGGTGGCGGCGATATGCTGCCGCTGGGCGCGATCACCGAAGAGCAGTTTGACCGGATTTTTGGCACCAACGTGCGCGGAGTGCTGTTTACAGTCCAGAAGGCGCTGCCGCTGCTGTCCACCGGATCGTCGATTATTCTGACCGGATCGACGGTGTCCATTAAAGGGACGGCCAACTTCAGCGTCTACAGCGCCAGCAAGGCCGCCGTGCGCAACTTTGCCCGCTCCTGGGCGCTGGATTTGCAGGGCCGCGGGATCCGCGTCAACGTGGTGAGCCCGGGTCCAATCAAAACGCCAGGTCTCGGCGATCTGGTGCCGGAAGAACACCGTCAGGGGCTGTACGACGCGCTGGCCGCCCAGGTACCGCTGGGGCGTTTAGGCGCGCCGGGCGAGGTGGGTAAAGCGGTGGCGTTTCTGGCCTCCGACGCGGCCAGCTTTATTAACGCCATCGAGCTGTTTGTGGACGGCGGGATGGCGCAAATCTAA
- a CDS encoding ABC transporter ATP-binding protein, with amino-acid sequence MTDVLLELDSVHVNFAARKNWLGRVTEQVHALNGLDLQIRRGETLGIVGESGCGKSTLAQLLMGMLKPSTGACQRAHHAGGMQMVFQDPLSSLDPRLPVWRIITEPVWVQKRSSERERRQLAENLALQVGIRPEYLDRLPHAFSGGQRQRIAIARALSSDPDIIVLDEPTSALDISVQAQILNLLVNLQQQRNLTYVLISHNVSVVRHMSDRVAVMYLGQIVELGSAAQVLGEPRHPYTRLLLDSVPRTGEPLDENLALRKTELPGNRHLPEGCFFRDRCPMAAQGCERPQPLQPSREDRNVRCWRSLG; translated from the coding sequence ATGACTGATGTACTGCTGGAACTGGATAGCGTGCACGTGAACTTTGCGGCGCGCAAAAACTGGCTGGGCCGCGTGACGGAACAGGTCCATGCCCTCAACGGGCTCGATCTGCAGATCCGTCGCGGGGAAACGCTGGGCATTGTCGGTGAGTCCGGCTGCGGAAAAAGCACGCTGGCCCAGCTGCTGATGGGCATGCTTAAGCCCAGCACCGGCGCGTGTCAGCGGGCGCACCACGCGGGCGGCATGCAGATGGTGTTTCAGGATCCGCTCTCCTCCCTCGACCCGCGATTGCCGGTCTGGCGCATCATCACCGAGCCGGTGTGGGTGCAAAAACGCAGCAGCGAGCGCGAGCGCCGCCAGCTGGCAGAAAACCTGGCGCTGCAGGTGGGCATTCGCCCGGAATATCTCGACAGGCTTCCGCACGCCTTCTCCGGCGGGCAGCGCCAGCGCATCGCCATCGCAAGGGCGCTCTCATCCGACCCCGATATTATCGTGCTTGATGAACCCACCAGCGCGCTGGATATCTCCGTGCAGGCGCAAATCCTCAACCTGCTGGTGAACCTGCAACAGCAGCGTAATCTGACCTACGTGTTAATCTCGCATAACGTCTCGGTGGTCAGACACATGAGCGACCGCGTGGCGGTGATGTACCTCGGGCAGATTGTGGAGCTGGGCAGCGCCGCGCAGGTGCTTGGCGAGCCGCGCCATCCCTACACCCGTCTGCTGCTCGACTCAGTTCCCCGCACCGGTGAACCGCTGGATGAAAATCTGGCGTTACGCAAAACGGAGCTTCCCGGCAATCGTCATCTGCCCGAAGGCTGTTTTTTCCGTGACCGTTGTCCGATGGCAGCGCAGGGGTGCGAACGTCCCCAGCCGCTACAGCCCTCACGCGAGGACCGTAACGTGCGCTGCTGGCGCAGTCTGGGTTAG
- a CDS encoding ABC transporter ATP-binding protein: MTEPVLRIEDLHLSFPVFRGEVHALNHVSLEIGRGEIVGVVGESGSGKSVTAMLAMRLLPEGSYRIHHGQVKLLGENVLTASEKQLRQWRGARVAMIFQEPMTALNPTRRIGKQMVEVIRQHQPLSRREAQQKAITLLEEMQIPDAKQVMERYPFELSGGMRQRVMIALAFSCEPELIVADEPTTALDVTVQLQVLRLLKHKARASGTSVLFISHDMAVVSQLCDRMYVMYAGSVIESGATQTLIHRPVHPYSIGLLRCAPENGQPRDLLPAIPGTVPNLSKLPQGCAFRERCFAAGAKCSETPRLQPNGAEGQQAACWYPQREKHHD; the protein is encoded by the coding sequence ATGACCGAACCGGTATTACGTATTGAGGACCTGCACCTGAGCTTCCCGGTTTTTCGCGGTGAGGTCCACGCGCTGAATCACGTCTCGCTGGAGATCGGCAGGGGCGAAATTGTCGGCGTGGTGGGTGAGTCGGGCTCGGGTAAATCCGTGACTGCCATGCTCGCCATGCGGCTACTGCCGGAAGGGAGCTACCGCATTCATCACGGTCAGGTGAAGTTACTCGGCGAAAACGTCCTGACGGCGTCCGAGAAGCAGCTTAGACAGTGGCGCGGAGCCAGAGTGGCGATGATTTTTCAGGAGCCGATGACAGCCCTCAACCCGACGCGGCGGATTGGCAAACAGATGGTGGAGGTGATCCGCCAGCATCAGCCGCTTTCGCGGCGCGAGGCGCAGCAGAAGGCGATTACCCTGCTGGAAGAGATGCAAATCCCGGACGCGAAGCAGGTCATGGAGCGTTATCCGTTTGAACTCTCCGGCGGCATGCGCCAGCGGGTGATGATCGCCCTTGCCTTCTCCTGCGAGCCGGAGCTGATCGTCGCCGACGAACCGACCACCGCGCTGGACGTTACCGTCCAGCTCCAGGTGCTGCGCCTGCTGAAGCATAAGGCGCGGGCCAGCGGGACCTCGGTGCTGTTTATCAGCCATGATATGGCCGTGGTATCGCAGCTCTGCGACAGAATGTACGTGATGTATGCCGGGAGCGTGATCGAGAGCGGTGCCACGCAAACGCTGATCCACCGACCCGTGCATCCCTACTCCATCGGCCTGCTGCGGTGCGCACCGGAAAACGGCCAGCCGCGCGACCTGCTTCCCGCCATCCCCGGCACGGTGCCCAACCTCAGCAAGCTTCCGCAGGGTTGCGCCTTCCGCGAGCGCTGCTTTGCCGCCGGGGCGAAATGCAGCGAAACGCCGCGCTTACAGCCCAATGGCGCAGAAGGCCAACAGGCCGCCTGCTGGTATCCGCAACGGGAGAAACACCATGACTGA
- the ddpC gene encoding D,D-dipeptide ABC transporter permease, which translates to MMLTQETPVPAKTAGQRINWAKLFWMLRQSPLTIVGGVIMIAMLFLMVASPWIVPHDPNALDLTARLQAPSAQHWFGTDEVGRDLFSRVLTGSQQSITAGLAVVVIAGGIGSLLGCLSGVLGGRGDAIIMRVMDIMLSIPSLVLTMALAAALGPSLFNAMLAIAIVRIPFYVRLARGQTLVVRQFTYVQAARTFGASRWHLIRWHILRNALPPLIVQASLDIGSAILMAATLGFIGLGAQQPTAEWGAMVAVGRNYVLDQWWYCAFPGAAILITAVGFNLFGDGIRDLLDPKSGGKQ; encoded by the coding sequence ATGATGTTAACGCAGGAAACGCCCGTCCCGGCTAAAACCGCCGGACAACGCATCAACTGGGCAAAGCTGTTCTGGATGCTGCGTCAAAGCCCGCTCACGATCGTTGGCGGCGTCATTATGATTGCGATGCTCTTCCTGATGGTGGCTTCGCCGTGGATCGTTCCGCATGACCCGAACGCGCTGGATTTGACCGCCCGCCTGCAGGCGCCGTCTGCGCAACACTGGTTTGGTACCGATGAGGTGGGACGCGACCTGTTTAGCCGCGTGCTGACGGGCAGCCAGCAGTCGATTACCGCCGGGCTGGCGGTCGTGGTGATTGCGGGCGGTATTGGCTCGCTGCTGGGCTGTTTGTCCGGCGTACTGGGCGGGCGCGGCGATGCCATCATCATGCGGGTGATGGACATCATGCTCTCCATTCCTTCCCTGGTGCTGACCATGGCGCTGGCCGCCGCGCTCGGTCCGAGCCTGTTCAACGCCATGCTGGCGATTGCGATTGTCCGCATCCCGTTTTACGTCCGCCTGGCGCGCGGGCAAACCCTGGTGGTGCGCCAGTTTACCTACGTTCAGGCCGCCCGCACGTTTGGCGCGTCCCGCTGGCATTTGATCCGCTGGCATATCCTGCGCAACGCCCTGCCGCCGCTGATTGTGCAGGCTTCGCTGGATATCGGCAGCGCCATTCTGATGGCCGCCACGCTGGGGTTTATTGGCCTGGGCGCGCAGCAGCCCACCGCCGAATGGGGCGCGATGGTGGCCGTGGGCCGTAACTACGTGCTGGACCAGTGGTGGTACTGCGCCTTTCCCGGTGCGGCGATTTTGATTACCGCCGTGGGCTTTAACCTGTTTGGCGACGGTATCCGCGATCTGCTGGATCCGAAATCGGGAGGAAAACAGTGA